A single genomic interval of Sebastes umbrosus isolate fSebUmb1 chromosome 9, fSebUmb1.pri, whole genome shotgun sequence harbors:
- the irf2 gene encoding interferon regulatory factor 2 isoform X2, with protein MPVERMRMRPWLEEQIDSCQIPGLKWVNKEKRIFQIPWMHAARHGWDLEKDAPLFMRWAIHTGKFQRGIDRPDPKTWKANFRCAMNSLPDIEEVKDKSIKKGTNAFRVYKMLSSSERSMKKGKKKTEKEGKPKGNKEVVSPSPDRTLSDAHVGPIDYTIQETIKLEVKEEQLEFTVTDSASAIRCSIEDHVITSEQLPFVCQTIEVTTENEEQTVSSSHSYPLQISPVSSCCGSDTDSDTEDTKEGDWRRDYNTSVLRVPTCSLPGMATFVTASKPNFRVTSTRDPTPLISYHTDGWTPAYSQNSLMDAATSHTHEMRASVIMKTSDVTTS; from the exons ATGCCAGTAGAGAGAATGAGGATGCGGCCGTGGCTGGAGGAGCAGATCGACTCCTGTCAGATACCAGGGCTCAAATGGGTTAACAAA GAAAAGAGGATCTTCCAGATCCCATGGATGCATGCTGCACGTCACGGCTGGGACCTGGAGAAAGATGCTCCGCTCTTCATGAGATGGGCCATACATACCG GTAAATTCCAGCGAGGCATAGACCGTCCAGATCCAAAGACGTGGAAGGCTAATTTCCGCTGTGCCATGAACAGCCTGCCAGACATCGAGGAGGTGAAGGATAAAAGCATCAAAAAGGGAACAAATGCCTTCAGAGTGTATAAGATGCTCTCCTCCTCAGAGAGGAGCATGAAGAAAG gaaagaagaagacagaaaagGAGGGAAAGCCCAAGGGAAATAAAGAG GTGGTTTCTCCATCTCCAGACAGGACTCTTTCTGATGCTCATGTTGGACCTATTGACTATACCATACAGGAAACGATCAAACTGGAAGTCAAGGAGGAACAACTAGAGTTTACAGTGACGGACAGTGCCTCAG CCATTCGCTGCTCAATAGAAGACCATGTGATCACCAGCGAGCAGCTGCCATTCGTCTGTCAGACAATCGAAGTGACCACTGAGAACGAAGAGCAGACTGTTAGCTCCTCCCACTCGTACCCACTCCAAATCTCTCCTGTGTCTTCATGCTGCG GCAGCGACACGGACAGCGACACAGAGGACACCAAAGAG GGTGACTGGAGGCGGGACTACAACACATCAGTTCTCAGGGTTCCCACATGCTCTCTCCCCGGCATGGCCACCTTCGTCACTGCGAGCAAGCCCAACTTCAGGGTCACCAGCACGCGAGACCCGACCCCTCTCATCAGCTACCACACTGACGGCTGGACGCCGGCCTACAGCCAGAACTCTCTCATGGACGCGGCGACCAGCCACACCCACGAGATGCGCGCAAGCGTCATTATGAAAACCTCAGATGTGACTAcctcctga
- the irf2 gene encoding interferon regulatory factor 2 isoform X1 encodes MPVERMRMRPWLEEQIDSCQIPGLKWVNKEKRIFQIPWMHAARHGWDLEKDAPLFMRWAIHTGKFQRGIDRPDPKTWKANFRCAMNSLPDIEEVKDKSIKKGTNAFRVYKMLSSSERSMKKGKKKTEKEGKPKGNKEQVVSPSPDRTLSDAHVGPIDYTIQETIKLEVKEEQLEFTVTDSASAIRCSIEDHVITSEQLPFVCQTIEVTTENEEQTVSSSHSYPLQISPVSSCCGSDTDSDTEDTKEGDWRRDYNTSVLRVPTCSLPGMATFVTASKPNFRVTSTRDPTPLISYHTDGWTPAYSQNSLMDAATSHTHEMRASVIMKTSDVTTS; translated from the exons ATGCCAGTAGAGAGAATGAGGATGCGGCCGTGGCTGGAGGAGCAGATCGACTCCTGTCAGATACCAGGGCTCAAATGGGTTAACAAA GAAAAGAGGATCTTCCAGATCCCATGGATGCATGCTGCACGTCACGGCTGGGACCTGGAGAAAGATGCTCCGCTCTTCATGAGATGGGCCATACATACCG GTAAATTCCAGCGAGGCATAGACCGTCCAGATCCAAAGACGTGGAAGGCTAATTTCCGCTGTGCCATGAACAGCCTGCCAGACATCGAGGAGGTGAAGGATAAAAGCATCAAAAAGGGAACAAATGCCTTCAGAGTGTATAAGATGCTCTCCTCCTCAGAGAGGAGCATGAAGAAAG gaaagaagaagacagaaaagGAGGGAAAGCCCAAGGGAAATAAAGAG CAGGTGGTTTCTCCATCTCCAGACAGGACTCTTTCTGATGCTCATGTTGGACCTATTGACTATACCATACAGGAAACGATCAAACTGGAAGTCAAGGAGGAACAACTAGAGTTTACAGTGACGGACAGTGCCTCAG CCATTCGCTGCTCAATAGAAGACCATGTGATCACCAGCGAGCAGCTGCCATTCGTCTGTCAGACAATCGAAGTGACCACTGAGAACGAAGAGCAGACTGTTAGCTCCTCCCACTCGTACCCACTCCAAATCTCTCCTGTGTCTTCATGCTGCG GCAGCGACACGGACAGCGACACAGAGGACACCAAAGAG GGTGACTGGAGGCGGGACTACAACACATCAGTTCTCAGGGTTCCCACATGCTCTCTCCCCGGCATGGCCACCTTCGTCACTGCGAGCAAGCCCAACTTCAGGGTCACCAGCACGCGAGACCCGACCCCTCTCATCAGCTACCACACTGACGGCTGGACGCCGGCCTACAGCCAGAACTCTCTCATGGACGCGGCGACCAGCCACACCCACGAGATGCGCGCAAGCGTCATTATGAAAACCTCAGATGTGACTAcctcctga
- the LOC119494087 gene encoding caspase-3-like isoform X1, whose translation MLTLVTVPYCDVMLLPEGHDYSQRDLTNMAEILGDGDVQSAGDTVDAIRLFGKRRHAQPAASSNTDEEMDSAPSSNKTAGSDPYRYKMDYPRLGSCLIINNNNFNSGTGMRPRKGTDEDAAAAKKTFSELGYKVNVASDQTVEQMKELLFKASQEDHSNSASFACVLLSHGDEGVIYGTDGSERFEELTKYFKGDRCKSLVGKPKLFFIQACRGIGLDDGIETDSKPDEQTSERIPVEADFLYAYSTAPGYKAWRNEQNGSWFMQSLCEMLNLFSGELELMQIMTRVNRKVSLHFESSSNTPGHDGKKQIPCIVSMLTKDFYFPKLR comes from the exons atgttaacattagtaacagTTCCTTATTGTGATGTAATGCTGCTTCCTGAAGGACATGACTACAGTCAACGGGACCTCAC GAACATGGCTGAGATTCTTGGCGATGGTGACGTGCAGAGTGCTGGGGACACGGTGGACGCCATAAGATTGTTTGGAAAGAG GCGACAtgcacagccagcagccagcagtaACACTGATGAGGAAATGGACTCTGCCCCCAGCAGTAATAAAACAGCAGGCTCTGACCCGTACCGCTACAAGATGGACTATCCCCGCCTCGGAAGCTGCCTGATCATCAACAATAACAACTTCAACAGCGGCACAG GCATGCGTCCCCGTAAAGGGACAGAtgaagatgctgctgctgctaagaAGACCTTCTCTGAGCTGGGTTATAAGGTCAATGTAGCCAGCGACCAGACCGTGGAACAGATGAAGGAACTGCTGTTTAAAG CATCCCAGGAGGACCACAGTAATAGTGCATCATTTGCATGTGTGTTGCTAAGTCATGGAGATGAGGGGGTGATATATGGCACTGATGGTTCTGAAAGGTTTGAAGAACTGACAAAATACTTTAAAGGAGATCGCTGTAAGAGTCTGGTGGGGAAACCGAAGCTCTTCTTCATACAG GCGTGCCGTGGGATAGGCCTGGACGACGGAATCGAGACAGACTCAAAGCCCGATGAACAAACATCAGAGAGGATTCCTGTGGAGGCCGATTTCCTGTATGCTTATTCCACGGCTCCAG GCTACAAAGCATGGAGAAACGAGCAGAACGGTTCCTGGTTCATGCAGTCGTTGTGTGAGATGTTAAACCTTTTCAGTGGAGAGCTCGAGCTGATGCAGATCATGACCCGAGTCAACCGCAAAGTGTCGCTACACTTTGAGTCCTCTTCCAACACACCTGGACATGATGGCAAGAAGCAGATCCCCTGTATCGTCTCCATGTTGACCAAAGACTTCTACTTTCCTAAATTAAGATAG
- the LOC119494087 gene encoding caspase-3-like isoform X6 yields the protein MAEILGDGDVQSAGDTVDAIRLFGKRRHAQPAASSNTDEEMDSAPSSNKTAGSDPYRYKMDYPRLGSCLIINNNNFNSGTGMRPRKGTDEDAAAAKKTFSELGYKVNVASDQTVEQMKELLFKASQEDHSNSASFACVLLSHGDEGVIYGTDGSERFEELTKYFKGDRCKSLVGKPKLFFIQACRGIGLDDGIETDSKPDEQTSERIPVEADFLYAYSTAPGYKAWRNEQNGSWFMQSLCEMLNLFSGELELMQIMTRVNRKVSLHFESSSNTPGHDGKKQIPCIVSMLTKDFYFPKLR from the exons ATGGCTGAGATTCTTGGCGATGGTGACGTGCAGAGTGCTGGGGACACGGTGGACGCCATAAGATTGTTTGGAAAGAG GCGACAtgcacagccagcagccagcagtaACACTGATGAGGAAATGGACTCTGCCCCCAGCAGTAATAAAACAGCAGGCTCTGACCCGTACCGCTACAAGATGGACTATCCCCGCCTCGGAAGCTGCCTGATCATCAACAATAACAACTTCAACAGCGGCACAG GCATGCGTCCCCGTAAAGGGACAGAtgaagatgctgctgctgctaagaAGACCTTCTCTGAGCTGGGTTATAAGGTCAATGTAGCCAGCGACCAGACCGTGGAACAGATGAAGGAACTGCTGTTTAAAG CATCCCAGGAGGACCACAGTAATAGTGCATCATTTGCATGTGTGTTGCTAAGTCATGGAGATGAGGGGGTGATATATGGCACTGATGGTTCTGAAAGGTTTGAAGAACTGACAAAATACTTTAAAGGAGATCGCTGTAAGAGTCTGGTGGGGAAACCGAAGCTCTTCTTCATACAG GCGTGCCGTGGGATAGGCCTGGACGACGGAATCGAGACAGACTCAAAGCCCGATGAACAAACATCAGAGAGGATTCCTGTGGAGGCCGATTTCCTGTATGCTTATTCCACGGCTCCAG GCTACAAAGCATGGAGAAACGAGCAGAACGGTTCCTGGTTCATGCAGTCGTTGTGTGAGATGTTAAACCTTTTCAGTGGAGAGCTCGAGCTGATGCAGATCATGACCCGAGTCAACCGCAAAGTGTCGCTACACTTTGAGTCCTCTTCCAACACACCTGGACATGATGGCAAGAAGCAGATCCCCTGTATCGTCTCCATGTTGACCAAAGACTTCTACTTTCCTAAATTAAGATAG
- the LOC119494087 gene encoding caspase-3-like isoform X2 yields the protein MTTVNGTSRRNMAEILGDGDVQSAGDTVDAIRLFGKRRHAQPAASSNTDEEMDSAPSSNKTAGSDPYRYKMDYPRLGSCLIINNNNFNSGTGMRPRKGTDEDAAAAKKTFSELGYKVNVASDQTVEQMKELLFKASQEDHSNSASFACVLLSHGDEGVIYGTDGSERFEELTKYFKGDRCKSLVGKPKLFFIQACRGIGLDDGIETDSKPDEQTSERIPVEADFLYAYSTAPGYKAWRNEQNGSWFMQSLCEMLNLFSGELELMQIMTRVNRKVSLHFESSSNTPGHDGKKQIPCIVSMLTKDFYFPKLR from the exons ATGACTACAGTCAACGGGACCTCACGTAG GAACATGGCTGAGATTCTTGGCGATGGTGACGTGCAGAGTGCTGGGGACACGGTGGACGCCATAAGATTGTTTGGAAAGAG GCGACAtgcacagccagcagccagcagtaACACTGATGAGGAAATGGACTCTGCCCCCAGCAGTAATAAAACAGCAGGCTCTGACCCGTACCGCTACAAGATGGACTATCCCCGCCTCGGAAGCTGCCTGATCATCAACAATAACAACTTCAACAGCGGCACAG GCATGCGTCCCCGTAAAGGGACAGAtgaagatgctgctgctgctaagaAGACCTTCTCTGAGCTGGGTTATAAGGTCAATGTAGCCAGCGACCAGACCGTGGAACAGATGAAGGAACTGCTGTTTAAAG CATCCCAGGAGGACCACAGTAATAGTGCATCATTTGCATGTGTGTTGCTAAGTCATGGAGATGAGGGGGTGATATATGGCACTGATGGTTCTGAAAGGTTTGAAGAACTGACAAAATACTTTAAAGGAGATCGCTGTAAGAGTCTGGTGGGGAAACCGAAGCTCTTCTTCATACAG GCGTGCCGTGGGATAGGCCTGGACGACGGAATCGAGACAGACTCAAAGCCCGATGAACAAACATCAGAGAGGATTCCTGTGGAGGCCGATTTCCTGTATGCTTATTCCACGGCTCCAG GCTACAAAGCATGGAGAAACGAGCAGAACGGTTCCTGGTTCATGCAGTCGTTGTGTGAGATGTTAAACCTTTTCAGTGGAGAGCTCGAGCTGATGCAGATCATGACCCGAGTCAACCGCAAAGTGTCGCTACACTTTGAGTCCTCTTCCAACACACCTGGACATGATGGCAAGAAGCAGATCCCCTGTATCGTCTCCATGTTGACCAAAGACTTCTACTTTCCTAAATTAAGATAG